A genomic window from Deinococcus cellulosilyticus NBRC 106333 = KACC 11606 includes:
- a CDS encoding transposase has product MAKRKLTDEQIVDLLKEGEKGELSVAELCRKYNISEPTYYNLKAKYQGTTTAELKRLKQLEQENARLLKLVGQLTLENSAIKEVLKKKW; this is encoded by the coding sequence ATGGCGAAACGTAAGTTGACCGACGAGCAGATCGTAGACCTCCTCAAAGAAGGCGAAAAAGGCGAACTCAGCGTTGCCGAGCTGTGCCGCAAGTACAACATCAGCGAGCCCACCTACTACAACCTCAAAGCCAAGTACCAGGGCACCACCACAGCCGAACTCAAACGATTAAAGCAGCTGGAACAGGAAAATGCCCGTCTTCTCAAGCTGGTCGGCCAGCTCACCTTGGAGAACTCTGCGATC